A segment of the Catenulispora sp. EB89 genome:
AAGATCATCCCCTGCGGGATCCGGAACGCCGGGGTCACCTCGCTGTCCGCCGAGCTGGGCCGGGACGTCACCGTCGAGGAGGTCGCGCCGCTGGTCGCGCGGCATCTCGAGGACGTGGTTTCCGAGGCTTTCGGGCTCGTCGGCGCCGTCAAGGAATAGCCTGCGGGCCACGTAGGCTGGTAATCACAGGAAAAAGCAGTACCACTTTCGTGCAAGGAGACTCGAAGTGACGGCCGTCACCCCAGAACCCGAAGGCCGCAAGCTGCTCCGGCTTGAGGTCCGCAACAGCGCCGTCCCCATCGAGAAGAAACCCAGCTGGATCAAGACCCGCGCCAAGATGGGCCCGGAGTACACCGGCCTGAAGAGCCTGGTGCGCAGCGAGGGCCTGCACACGGTGTGCGAGGAAGCCGGCTGTCCGAACATCTATGAGTGCTGGGAGGACCGGGAGGCCACCTTCCTCATCGGCGGCGACCAGTGCACCCGGCGCTGCGACTTCTGCCAGATCGACACCGGCAAGCCCAAGGCGTACGACACCGACGAGCCGCGCCGCGTGGCCGAGTCGGTGCAGACCATGGGCCTGAAGTACGCCACCGTCACCGGCGTGGCCCGCGACGACCTCGAGGACGAGGGCGCCTGGCTGTACGCCGAGACCGTCCGCCAGATCCACGCGATGCTGCCCGGCTGCGGCGTCGAGCTGCTGATCCCGGACTTCCACGCCAAGCCCGAGCACCTGGCCGAGGTCTTCGGCAGCCGTCCCGAAGTGCTGGCGCACAACATCGAGACCGTGCCGCGCATCTTCAAGGAGATCCGCCCCGGCTTCCGCTACGAGCGCTCGCTGGACGTCATCCGCCAGGCCCGCGACTTCGGCCTGGTCACCAAGTCCAACCTGATCCTGGGCATGGGCGAGGAGCGCGAGGAGATCTCGCAGGCGCTGGCCGACCTGCGCGAGGCCGGCTGCGACCTGGTGACCATCACCCAGTACCTGCGGCCCTCGCCGCGGCACCACCCGGTGATGCGCTGGGTGAAGCCCGAGGAGTTCGTGGAGCTGGCCGAGGAGGCCCGCGAGATGGGCTTCGGCGTCATGTCCGGGCCGCTGGTGCGTTCGTCGTACCGCGCCGGGCGGCTGTACAAGGAGGCTGTCGAGGCGCGCGAGGCCGCGGCGGCCGGCGTGCCTGCGTGACGATCGCGCGACGTTCGGCGTGCCGTTCGACGTGACGTTCGACGCATCGGCCGGGGCAGCCTCGCCGATTCGGCCCGATGGATATCAAGCACTTTCTTAGTGAGCTGTGACGAACGGCCCCGGTCCTAGTTGGACCGGGGCCGTTTCGCATGCCGGACGCAGGGAATGCCCGGCATTGCGAAGCGCGTTACCACGATTTGACCGGCAACACCAGACCCTGTAACAAAGAAACCTGATAGTGGTGGTTGCCCGCCACAGGCTCCGTTCCCCGACGTCCCCCTTTTCTCTCTGGTCGAGGTTCCGCAATGAGCATCGCAACGTCCTCCGCAACCGCTCCCACGACGCACACCGCCCGCCCCGCGGCGTCCTCCGTCCGCACGATGATCCTCACCTTCGAGCGCCGGGTCCTGCGGGCCGGCGGCCAGCGGGGCGCCCTGGCGAACGCCCGCGCGGCCGTGCTGGAGGGGCAGGAACGGGCCGCGCTGCGGGCCGAGGCCCACGAGTCGCTCACCAGGATGAGCATTCAGTCGCACTAAGGTCCGCACTGGTTTACCACCAGGCGCCAGTACCACGTATTCTGCGTGGCATGGCACGCGACACCACGACGAAGACCCCCGCCGGCGGGGATGCGCCCAAGAAAAAGGGCCGGCTGAAGCAGATCCGCGAGGTCTACGGGATGACCCGCAAGGAGGATCCCAAGCTTCCCCTGGTGCTGGCCGCCTGGGCCGTGGCCGCCCTGGTGGTGTTCGTGGTCCTGGGCTTCCTGCTCGGCTCCCCGGTGTTCTACGGGATCTTCGGCATCCCGGTCGCCGTGCTGGCCGCGATGATCGTCTTCGGGCGGCGGGCGCAGCGCGCGGCGTACTCCTCGATCAGGGACCAGGCCGGCGCC
Coding sequences within it:
- the lipA gene encoding lipoyl synthase — protein: MTAVTPEPEGRKLLRLEVRNSAVPIEKKPSWIKTRAKMGPEYTGLKSLVRSEGLHTVCEEAGCPNIYECWEDREATFLIGGDQCTRRCDFCQIDTGKPKAYDTDEPRRVAESVQTMGLKYATVTGVARDDLEDEGAWLYAETVRQIHAMLPGCGVELLIPDFHAKPEHLAEVFGSRPEVLAHNIETVPRIFKEIRPGFRYERSLDVIRQARDFGLVTKSNLILGMGEEREEISQALADLREAGCDLVTITQYLRPSPRHHPVMRWVKPEEFVELAEEAREMGFGVMSGPLVRSSYRAGRLYKEAVEAREAAAAGVPA